One genomic window of Candidatus Methylomirabilota bacterium includes the following:
- a CDS encoding bifunctional nuclease family protein: MFLEMKVKQLALDPLSNMPIIILRDEEEKRSLPIWVGLFEANAIALELEKITTARPMTHDLIKNILESLDARVVKVVVNDLRENTFYAVIHLQLGSAEITVDSRPSDAIALALRVGASIFVDEEVVVKAKSVEVTKERDLGKGLAEDQATIKTWLDSIKPGDFGKIERGKEPGAQDE; the protein is encoded by the coding sequence ATGTTTCTCGAAATGAAAGTGAAGCAGCTCGCCCTCGATCCCCTGTCGAACATGCCCATCATCATCCTGCGCGACGAGGAGGAGAAGCGCTCGCTGCCCATCTGGGTCGGCCTCTTCGAGGCCAACGCCATCGCCCTCGAGCTCGAGAAGATCACCACGGCGCGCCCCATGACCCATGATCTGATCAAGAACATCCTCGAGTCGCTCGACGCCCGGGTGGTCAAGGTCGTGGTCAACGACCTTCGCGAGAACACGTTCTACGCCGTCATCCACCTCCAGCTCGGCTCGGCCGAGATCACCGTCGACTCGCGTCCCTCCGACGCCATCGCCCTCGCCCTGCGCGTGGGCGCGTCGATCTTCGTGGACGAGGAGGTCGTGGTCAAAGCCAAGAGCGTCGAGGTGACCAAAGAGCGGGACCTCGGCAAGGGGCTCGCCGAGGACCAGGCGACCATCAAGACCTGGCTCGATTCGATCAAGCCCGGCGACTTCGGCAAGATCGAGCGCGGAAAAGAGCCCGGCGCTCAGGATGAATAA
- a CDS encoding phenylacetate--CoA ligase has translation MIWNRAAETMSRAALRELQLERVRHATAWASERVPFYHEAFAAAAVDPATIKSLDDLARLPFTRKSHLRDQYPWGLFAVPREALIRVHASSGTKGKPTVVGYTRRDLETWREVMARSLALAGAEPGHLIQIAYGYGLFTGGLGVHDGAEHMGMTVVPVSSGNTLRQILLLQDFSPQGLACTPSFALHIGETMREQGLDPRAVGVRYGIFGAEPWTEAMRQQLEALWGLCAVDCYGLSEIIGPGVAMECAEARDGLHLNEDHFLPEIIDPVSGEPRPEGAEGELVLTCLTKEALPMIRYRTGDLTSLDATPCRCGRTTARIARIKGRVDDMLVIKGVNVYPSQLEAALLTLDELAPHYQLVVDRTAGFPTLEVHVEPAEARVRAWGGFDPSRPEVQRLSARVGERLRGHLGLNLAVVIVPPKTIPRSEGKAVRVVERR, from the coding sequence ATGATCTGGAATCGGGCGGCGGAAACCATGTCGCGCGCGGCCCTCCGCGAGCTCCAGCTCGAGCGGGTGCGCCACGCCACGGCCTGGGCGAGCGAGCGCGTGCCGTTCTATCACGAAGCCTTCGCGGCGGCCGCCGTGGATCCCGCCACCATCAAGAGCCTCGACGATCTGGCGCGACTGCCCTTCACGCGAAAGAGCCATCTCCGCGACCAGTACCCCTGGGGCCTCTTCGCCGTCCCGCGCGAGGCCCTCATCCGCGTGCACGCCTCCTCGGGCACCAAGGGCAAGCCCACCGTGGTCGGCTATACGCGGCGCGACCTCGAGACGTGGCGCGAGGTCATGGCGCGCTCGCTGGCCCTGGCCGGCGCCGAGCCCGGGCACCTGATTCAGATTGCCTACGGCTACGGCCTCTTCACGGGGGGCCTGGGCGTTCACGACGGCGCCGAGCACATGGGCATGACGGTGGTGCCCGTCTCCTCCGGCAACACCCTCCGGCAAATCCTGCTCCTCCAGGATTTCTCCCCGCAGGGTCTGGCCTGCACACCTTCGTTCGCCCTCCACATCGGTGAGACCATGAGGGAGCAGGGACTCGACCCCCGCGCGGTGGGGGTGAGGTACGGCATCTTCGGCGCCGAGCCGTGGACCGAGGCGATGCGGCAGCAACTCGAGGCGCTCTGGGGGCTCTGCGCGGTGGACTGCTATGGGCTGAGCGAGATCATCGGCCCGGGGGTGGCCATGGAATGCGCGGAGGCGCGCGACGGGCTTCACCTCAACGAAGATCACTTTCTGCCCGAGATCATCGACCCCGTCTCGGGCGAGCCGCGGCCCGAGGGTGCCGAGGGCGAGCTGGTTCTGACGTGTCTCACCAAGGAAGCGCTGCCCATGATCCGCTACCGGACGGGCGACCTGACCAGCCTCGATGCCACGCCCTGTCGATGCGGGCGGACCACGGCGCGGATCGCGCGGATCAAGGGCCGGGTGGACGACATGCTCGTGATCAAAGGCGTCAACGTCTATCCCTCCCAGCTCGAGGCGGCCTTGTTGACGCTGGACGAGCTGGCGCCGCATTATCAGCTGGTGGTGGACCGCACGGCCGGCTTTCCCACCCTCGAGGTGCACGTGGAGCCCGCCGAGGCCCGCGTGCGTGCCTGGGGCGGCTTCGACCCATCGCGGCCCGAGGTGCAGAGGCTGTCCGCGCGGGTAGGGGAGAGGCTCCGGGGCCATCTGGGGCTCAATCTGGCCGTGGTCATCGTACCGCCCAAGACCATTCCTCGCAGCGAGGGCAAGGCGGTGCGCGTGGTGGAAAGGAGATGA
- the dnaE gene encoding DNA polymerase III subunit alpha has translation MGVDGPVREGGAPRADFVHLHVHSEYSLLDGAAQLEKIERAPGQGKKEVDVGLIARAAQLGFPALALTDHGNLFGAIDFYAACQQAGITPIIGCELYVAPGSRFERSPQDGGYEGASHATILVRNETGYRNLIKLVSKAYLEGFYYKPRVDHELLAQHADGLLVLSGCLNSEVSKLLSAGEEAKALETAGWYQEVFGKDCYFMEVQSHGIDLQARVTEATVRLARQIGAPLCGTNDSHYVEAGHARAHETLLCIQTGATMSDPNRWRFSTEEFYLKSADEMRAVFKDLPEAYRNTLAVAERCKLQLGFGQFHLPNYDVPAGHTLDSYLEHLATEGLARRYGSSPPDAVVERLRYELSVVSKMGFSGYFLVVWDFIAYARGKGIAVGPGRGSSAGSLVAYCLGITNVDPVRYGLLFERFLNPERISMPDMDIDFADDRRDEVIRYVVDRYGADRVAHIITFGTMGAKAVIRDVARVMGLSFGEADRIAKLVPVFPLNITLDEALEKAPALAEQVKRDSRIGELWAVARTLEGCTRHASVHASAVVISDVPLMDRVPLYKDPKRPELITGYAMGPIEKLGLLKMDFLGLRTLTVIADAARLVSESTGIALDPEALPLDDAKTYQLLSEAKTFGVFQLESAGMRDALKALNPTRIEDIIAMVSLYRPGPMELIPDFINRKHGRAPSTYEHPLMEKYLQETYGIMVYQEQVMGLAAELAGFTLGEADTLRKAMGKKDRELMAAQKAKFLVGCRANDIDGRKAERIWDLIEKFAGYGFNKCLTGDSQIEMADGTRKPITEVRRGDLVLTKDGPFPALAVRPSGVRTVGRLRLRNGMQLRCTPDHPVFTQRGWVNAEELTVDDFVAVVRELPTGSMTVPESHAALLGYALSEGSLGYPGHFYLFSSAVDEIEDMARVLAAFPNTVARVEHRRTGKASSVRPVRADREMPPGAVTFLFDECGLQRLGALEKRVPALVDRWDQRSLAVLVAKLFQGDGCIHEKTRSIFYATSSQGLAEDVRRLLLKLGLSATIHTKSFSYRGGRRQGFTVNLLGGRAMFARFRTAVGAHLLVQKRQALERLADSSEGWPRLLARGTVDVVPKEIYLEPLREAVLKAFPSLRAGYRALGISGGLLFADRRKRGIRRDTLAFLAQRLDSPALAALTETPTAWSRARSFSLEGEEATYDFEVPGAASFLANGMAVHNSHGACYGLVAYQTAYLKANHPVEFMAALLTSEMEKTDKIVQYMEECRSMGLRVEPPAVGVSGARFTVLGDTIHFGLAAIKNVGTTAIESITKAREAGAFAGLADFCGRVDLRLVNRRVVESLIKAGAFDSLGDTRAGLLSGLDQAMEAGQRSQRDREEGQGSLFESLTSPRTDASAPVPRPDSQVAEWPREELLAYEKDVLGFYLSGHPLDEFREVAGRLGAVSAAELATLPVASRVLLLGLVSALQENSTKSGNRMAFATLELVDGSVPLTIFPEPYRACAVALRDRGPVLVRGRIDDSDKGRVVLTEEVKPLDEPTVAQVRAGGERAAGPGNGAASLESAQTCRIRVRAGVAEAPALLASVRGICEAHPGPTPLFVHVLLDEQEVVVRAKGLSVLADEALLGKVEGVLGPGSILVEYAGRA, from the coding sequence ATGGGAGTAGACGGCCCGGTCCGGGAGGGTGGCGCCCCGCGCGCCGACTTCGTCCACCTCCACGTCCACTCGGAGTACAGCCTGCTGGACGGCGCCGCCCAGCTCGAGAAGATCGAGCGCGCTCCGGGGCAGGGCAAGAAAGAGGTGGACGTGGGGCTCATCGCCCGCGCCGCCCAGCTCGGCTTCCCGGCCCTCGCCCTCACGGATCACGGCAACCTCTTCGGCGCTATCGACTTCTACGCAGCCTGTCAGCAGGCCGGGATCACGCCCATCATCGGATGCGAGCTCTATGTCGCCCCGGGCAGCCGCTTCGAGCGCTCGCCCCAGGACGGCGGCTACGAGGGCGCCAGCCACGCCACCATCCTCGTCCGCAACGAGACGGGCTACCGCAACCTGATCAAGCTCGTCTCGAAGGCGTATCTGGAGGGCTTCTACTACAAGCCGCGCGTCGATCACGAGCTGCTGGCCCAGCATGCCGATGGGCTCCTCGTCCTCTCGGGCTGCCTCAACTCGGAGGTGAGCAAGCTGCTCTCGGCCGGGGAGGAGGCCAAGGCCCTGGAGACGGCGGGCTGGTACCAGGAGGTCTTCGGCAAGGACTGCTACTTCATGGAAGTCCAGTCCCACGGGATCGATCTCCAGGCCCGAGTGACCGAGGCCACCGTGCGGCTGGCCCGGCAGATCGGGGCGCCGCTCTGCGGCACCAATGACTCGCACTACGTCGAAGCCGGACACGCGCGGGCCCACGAGACGCTCCTGTGCATCCAGACGGGCGCCACCATGAGCGACCCGAACCGGTGGCGGTTCTCGACGGAGGAGTTCTACCTCAAGTCGGCCGACGAGATGCGCGCCGTCTTCAAGGATCTGCCCGAGGCATACCGCAATACCTTGGCCGTGGCCGAGCGCTGCAAGCTCCAGCTGGGCTTCGGACAGTTCCACCTGCCGAACTACGACGTCCCCGCCGGCCACACCCTCGACTCCTACCTCGAGCACCTCGCCACGGAGGGCCTGGCCCGGCGCTACGGCAGCTCGCCCCCGGACGCCGTGGTCGAGCGCCTCCGCTACGAGCTCTCCGTCGTCTCGAAGATGGGCTTCTCCGGCTACTTCCTCGTGGTCTGGGATTTCATCGCCTACGCGCGCGGGAAGGGGATCGCGGTGGGACCCGGCCGGGGCTCCTCGGCGGGGTCCCTCGTCGCCTACTGTCTCGGCATCACCAATGTCGATCCGGTTCGCTACGGGCTCCTCTTCGAGCGCTTCCTGAATCCCGAGCGCATCTCGATGCCCGACATGGACATCGACTTCGCCGACGACCGGCGTGACGAGGTCATCCGCTACGTCGTGGATCGCTACGGCGCGGACCGCGTGGCCCACATCATCACCTTCGGGACCATGGGGGCCAAGGCGGTCATCCGCGACGTCGCGCGGGTGATGGGCCTGTCGTTCGGCGAGGCGGATCGGATCGCCAAGCTCGTCCCCGTCTTCCCCCTCAACATCACCCTCGACGAAGCGCTCGAGAAGGCGCCGGCCCTGGCCGAGCAGGTGAAGCGGGACAGCCGGATCGGGGAGCTCTGGGCGGTGGCCCGGACGCTCGAGGGCTGCACCCGCCACGCATCCGTGCACGCCTCGGCCGTGGTCATCTCCGACGTGCCGCTCATGGACCGCGTGCCGCTCTACAAGGATCCCAAGCGGCCCGAGCTCATCACGGGCTACGCCATGGGGCCCATCGAGAAGCTGGGCCTGCTCAAGATGGACTTCCTGGGGCTGCGCACCTTGACGGTCATCGCCGATGCCGCGCGCCTGGTCTCGGAGTCCACGGGCATCGCCCTCGACCCCGAGGCGCTGCCCCTCGACGACGCCAAGACCTATCAGCTGCTCTCCGAGGCCAAGACCTTCGGGGTCTTCCAGCTGGAGTCGGCGGGCATGAGAGACGCCCTCAAAGCCCTCAATCCTACCCGCATCGAGGACATCATCGCCATGGTGTCGCTGTACCGGCCGGGCCCCATGGAGCTGATCCCGGACTTCATCAATCGCAAGCACGGCCGGGCCCCCAGCACCTACGAGCATCCCCTCATGGAGAAGTACCTCCAGGAGACCTACGGGATCATGGTCTACCAGGAGCAGGTGATGGGGCTCGCGGCCGAGCTCGCCGGCTTCACCCTGGGCGAGGCCGACACCCTGCGCAAGGCCATGGGCAAGAAGGACCGCGAGCTCATGGCCGCCCAGAAGGCGAAATTCCTCGTGGGGTGCCGCGCCAACGACATCGACGGCCGCAAGGCCGAGCGCATCTGGGACCTCATCGAGAAATTCGCGGGCTATGGGTTCAACAAATGCTTGACAGGGGATTCACAGATCGAGATGGCCGACGGGACCCGGAAGCCGATCACCGAGGTGCGGCGTGGGGATCTTGTCCTGACCAAGGACGGCCCTTTCCCTGCTCTTGCGGTCCGACCGAGCGGAGTGAGAACCGTCGGTCGGCTTCGACTGAGAAACGGGATGCAGCTCCGGTGCACTCCCGACCACCCCGTCTTCACCCAGCGAGGTTGGGTCAACGCCGAAGAGCTCACCGTCGACGATTTCGTGGCGGTCGTGCGCGAGCTCCCGACGGGGAGCATGACGGTGCCAGAGAGTCACGCGGCGCTGCTCGGCTACGCTCTCTCGGAAGGATCCCTGGGCTATCCGGGACACTTCTACCTGTTTTCCAGCGCGGTCGATGAGATCGAGGACATGGCACGGGTGCTCGCAGCTTTTCCGAATACCGTTGCCCGCGTCGAGCATCGGAGAACGGGCAAGGCCTCGTCTGTCCGGCCCGTTCGCGCTGATCGTGAAATGCCGCCGGGGGCGGTAACCTTCCTTTTCGACGAGTGCGGGCTCCAAAGGCTAGGGGCCCTCGAGAAGCGAGTCCCGGCCCTCGTGGACCGCTGGGACCAGCGAAGCCTGGCCGTGCTGGTGGCCAAACTCTTCCAGGGTGATGGGTGCATCCACGAGAAGACGCGGTCGATCTTCTACGCCACCTCTTCCCAAGGGCTGGCCGAAGACGTCAGGCGTTTGCTGCTCAAGCTTGGACTCTCCGCCACCATCCACACGAAGAGCTTCTCCTACCGTGGCGGCCGGCGTCAGGGCTTCACGGTCAACCTCCTCGGCGGCCGCGCCATGTTCGCTCGATTCAGAACCGCGGTCGGCGCCCATCTGCTCGTGCAGAAACGCCAGGCGCTCGAAAGGCTCGCCGATTCGTCCGAGGGTTGGCCCAGGCTCCTCGCGCGAGGAACCGTGGATGTGGTGCCCAAAGAGATATATCTCGAGCCGCTTCGCGAGGCGGTCCTCAAGGCCTTCCCGAGTCTGCGCGCCGGGTATCGCGCCCTCGGGATCTCGGGGGGCCTGCTCTTCGCAGATAGGCGCAAGCGAGGCATCCGAAGGGACACGCTCGCCTTCCTCGCTCAACGGTTAGACTCACCGGCCCTCGCCGCCCTGACGGAAACGCCCACCGCTTGGTCACGCGCGCGAAGCTTCAGCCTCGAGGGTGAAGAGGCGACGTACGACTTCGAAGTCCCTGGAGCTGCGAGCTTTCTCGCCAATGGTATGGCCGTTCACAATTCGCACGGCGCGTGCTACGGCCTCGTCGCCTACCAGACCGCGTACCTCAAGGCGAACCATCCTGTCGAGTTCATGGCCGCTCTGCTCACGTCGGAGATGGAGAAGACGGACAAGATCGTCCAGTACATGGAGGAATGCCGCAGCATGGGGCTCCGGGTGGAGCCGCCCGCCGTCGGCGTCTCGGGCGCGCGCTTCACCGTGCTCGGCGACACCATTCACTTCGGCCTGGCCGCCATCAAGAACGTGGGGACCACGGCCATCGAGTCGATCACCAAGGCGCGCGAGGCGGGAGCTTTCGCGGGCCTGGCCGATTTCTGCGGCCGCGTCGATCTTCGGCTCGTCAATCGACGCGTCGTGGAGAGCCTGATCAAGGCGGGCGCCTTCGACTCGCTGGGGGACACGCGCGCCGGACTTCTGTCGGGGCTGGACCAGGCCATGGAGGCGGGGCAGCGTAGCCAGCGCGATCGGGAGGAGGGGCAGGGCTCCCTCTTCGAGTCTCTCACCTCGCCGCGCACGGACGCCTCGGCGCCGGTGCCGCGACCCGATTCGCAGGTGGCGGAGTGGCCGCGCGAGGAGCTCCTGGCCTACGAGAAGGATGTGCTCGGCTTCTATCTATCAGGGCACCCGCTCGACGAGTTTCGCGAGGTGGCGGGGCGTCTCGGGGCCGTCTCGGCCGCCGAGCTGGCCACCTTGCCCGTTGCCTCGCGTGTGCTCCTCCTCGGACTGGTGAGCGCGCTCCAGGAGAATTCCACCAAGAGCGGCAATCGCATGGCCTTCGCCACGCTCGAGCTGGTGGACGGCTCGGTGCCGCTCACGATCTTTCCCGAGCCGTATCGGGCGTGTGCGGTGGCCCTCCGTGACCGCGGACCCGTGCTCGTACGCGGTCGCATCGACGACAGCGACAAGGGTCGCGTCGTCCTCACCGAGGAGGTCAAGCCGCTGGACGAGCCGACCGTCGCCCAGGTCCGCGCGGGCGGGGAGCGGGCCGCCGGACCCGGAAACGGCGCGGCCAGCCTCGAGAGCGCGCAGACGTGCCGGATCAGAGTGCGGGCGGGGGTGGCGGAGGCGCCGGCCCTCCTGGCCTCCGTGCGCGGGATCTGCGAAGCCCATCCCGGGCCGACGCCGCTCTTCGTCCACGTCCTCCTGGACGAGCAGGAGGTCGTGGTCCGGGCCAAGGGGCTATCCGTGCTGGCCGACGAGGCGCTGCTGGGGAAAGTCGAAGGCGTGCTTGGCCCCGGCAGTATACTCGTCGAGTATGCGGGACGAGCTTGA
- the miaB gene encoding tRNA (N6-isopentenyl adenosine(37)-C2)-methylthiotransferase MiaB: MPKLHLITYGCQMNEYDSERVAGLLRDERYELTERAEDADLILLNTCAIREKCEDKVFSRLGELKHLKRERPHVMIGVMGCMAQLWQGRIQERAPSVDLVFGSAAVSRVGELVARARATGAPVLETGEAPLVKITARSAGPGQLKAFVTVMEGCEKGCTFCVVPVTRGRERSHSPASIVAEVRELAAAGVREVTLLGQTVNAYGRDLTPATDLAELLELVNEVEGIERIRFTTSNPYNLTPRLIRAIQDVPKVVEYLHLPLQSGSDRVLDRMHRGYTRARYLELIAELEDTVPGIALSTDLIVGFPGEEEADFEQTVGMVERIRYDNAFIFRYSRRPGTPAATMPDQVSEEIKARRNSRLLEVATRVGAARSRALEGRVLPILVDGVSRKNPQEATGRTRCNRVVNFDAHGRRLLGEVVPVLITQALPHSLRGELAGAGAEGRVLATAAV, encoded by the coding sequence ATGCCAAAACTTCATTTGATCACCTACGGCTGTCAGATGAACGAGTACGACTCCGAGCGCGTCGCGGGTCTGCTGCGAGATGAGCGTTACGAGCTGACCGAGCGAGCCGAGGATGCCGATCTGATCCTGCTCAACACCTGCGCCATCCGCGAGAAGTGCGAGGACAAGGTCTTCTCGCGCCTGGGCGAGCTCAAGCACCTGAAGCGCGAGCGGCCCCATGTCATGATCGGGGTCATGGGCTGCATGGCCCAGCTCTGGCAGGGGAGGATCCAGGAGCGCGCGCCCTCGGTGGATCTGGTCTTCGGCTCGGCCGCGGTCTCGCGCGTGGGAGAGTTGGTGGCGCGCGCCCGCGCGACGGGCGCGCCCGTCCTGGAGACGGGCGAGGCGCCGCTCGTCAAGATCACCGCGCGGTCCGCCGGTCCGGGGCAGCTCAAGGCCTTCGTCACCGTGATGGAGGGCTGCGAGAAAGGGTGCACGTTCTGCGTGGTGCCGGTGACGCGGGGACGCGAGCGGAGCCATTCGCCCGCCTCCATCGTCGCCGAGGTCCGGGAGCTGGCCGCCGCGGGCGTACGCGAAGTGACACTGCTGGGGCAGACCGTCAATGCCTATGGACGCGACCTGACCCCCGCCACGGATCTGGCCGAGCTTCTCGAGCTCGTCAACGAGGTCGAGGGAATCGAGCGCATCCGCTTCACGACCTCCAACCCGTACAACCTGACCCCGCGCCTCATCCGCGCCATCCAGGATGTGCCCAAGGTGGTCGAGTACCTGCACCTGCCGCTCCAGTCCGGCTCGGACCGCGTGCTCGACCGCATGCACCGCGGGTACACGCGAGCCCGCTACCTCGAGCTGATCGCGGAGCTCGAGGACACCGTACCGGGCATCGCCCTCTCCACCGACCTCATCGTGGGATTCCCGGGAGAGGAGGAGGCGGACTTCGAGCAGACGGTCGGGATGGTCGAACGCATCCGCTACGACAATGCCTTCATCTTCCGCTACTCCCGCCGGCCGGGGACTCCGGCCGCCACCATGCCTGATCAAGTTTCCGAGGAGATCAAGGCGAGGCGGAACAGCCGTCTCCTGGAGGTGGCCACGCGCGTGGGCGCCGCCCGGAGCCGGGCCCTCGAGGGCCGGGTCCTGCCCATCCTCGTCGACGGTGTCTCGCGGAAGAATCCCCAGGAGGCCACGGGGCGCACGCGCTGCAACCGAGTCGTGAACTTCGACGCCCACGGCCGCCGTCTCCTCGGCGAGGTCGTGCCGGTGCTGATCACCCAGGCGCTGCCCCACAGTCTGCGCGGCGAACTCGCCGGCGCGGGTGCCGAGGGGCGCGTGCTGGCCACCGCCGCGGTGTAG
- a CDS encoding glycosyltransferase — MRVGLFTNNYLPFRGGVTTAVETLREGLDALGHRAWVFAPAPARPLPEPAFVFRYPSVPAPTYPGFALPLPLSPRLARTARELGLEIFHAQHPFLLGPAARRLASRAGRPIVFTYHTRYEKYAHYVPLPERLVAALAVRLSCRFADATDLVVAPSASIGQVLVSRGVRAPVVVVPTGVDLDRFRPGEREAARRRLGLPPDAPICLYVGRLDREKSVERIIEAFGSIAEAVSGARLILVGQGSHVGPLERRAAGSPAHERIHFLGGVPREELPPYYQAADLFLFASETETQGLVLAEAHACGLPAVAVRASGVDEVIRDGETGLLTKGDAADLADAAIGLLLDPARRESMSRSARACAETEFSAVRQVAAMAGHYLSVLGSRLSRLENRRTPLERRR; from the coding sequence ATGCGCGTCGGTCTCTTCACCAACAACTACCTTCCCTTCCGCGGCGGCGTCACCACCGCGGTAGAGACCCTGCGCGAGGGCCTCGACGCCCTCGGCCATCGGGCCTGGGTCTTCGCGCCCGCGCCTGCCCGGCCGCTTCCCGAGCCGGCCTTCGTCTTTCGCTACCCATCGGTGCCGGCGCCGACCTATCCTGGCTTCGCCCTGCCCCTGCCGCTCTCGCCGCGCCTCGCGCGCACGGCGCGCGAGCTCGGGCTCGAGATCTTCCACGCCCAGCACCCCTTTCTCCTGGGCCCGGCCGCCCGGCGACTGGCTTCAAGAGCCGGGCGGCCCATCGTGTTCACCTACCACACGCGCTATGAGAAGTACGCGCACTACGTGCCGCTACCCGAGAGGCTCGTGGCCGCCCTGGCCGTCCGGCTCTCGTGCCGGTTCGCGGACGCGACGGATCTGGTGGTGGCGCCCTCGGCCAGCATCGGGCAGGTGCTCGTGTCGAGAGGGGTGCGGGCCCCGGTGGTCGTGGTGCCCACGGGAGTGGACCTCGACCGCTTTCGCCCCGGAGAGCGAGAGGCGGCGCGGCGGCGCCTTGGCCTTCCCCCCGACGCGCCCATCTGTCTCTACGTCGGGCGGCTCGACCGCGAGAAGAGCGTGGAGCGGATCATCGAGGCCTTCGGCTCCATCGCGGAGGCGGTCTCGGGAGCGCGACTGATCTTGGTGGGTCAGGGGAGCCATGTCGGGCCGCTCGAGCGACGGGCGGCGGGCAGCCCCGCGCACGAGCGCATCCACTTCCTGGGCGGTGTCCCGCGCGAGGAGCTTCCCCCCTATTACCAGGCGGCCGATCTCTTCCTCTTCGCCTCCGAGACCGAGACGCAGGGCCTCGTCCTCGCCGAGGCGCATGCCTGCGGGCTGCCCGCGGTGGCCGTCAGGGCCTCGGGAGTCGACGAGGTGATCCGGGACGGGGAGACGGGACTCCTGACCAAAGGCGACGCCGCGGATCTGGCCGACGCCGCCATCGGCCTCCTTCTCGATCCGGCGCGGCGCGAGAGCATGTCGCGGTCGGCGCGGGCCTGCGCGGAGACCGAGTTCTCCGCCGTCCGGCAGGTCGCCGCCATGGCCGGCCACTATCTAAGCGTGCTGGGGAGCCGGCTGAGCCGGCTGGAGAACCGGCGAACGCCCCTCGAGCGTCGGCGGTGA
- a CDS encoding acetyl-CoA carboxylase carboxyltransferase subunit alpha, translated as MRDELEFERPLLELENRIAELRASENPQGARDEIHRLEERLRRLQQKVYGSLTPWQRTQLARHPKRPHTLDFFRLLLDDFIELHGDRVFGDDKAIVGGLARFEGQPVVVLGHQKGRDTRENIARNFGMPHPEGYRKALRLMELGAKFGKPILTFIDTPGAYPGLGAEERGQAEAIARNLREMAGFGTPIVCVVTGEGGSGGALAIGVGNRVLMLEYGVYSVISPEGCAAILWGEATKAPEAAELMRITAPELKSLGVIDGVVPEPVGGAHRNWEETAANLRSALRDSLWELRSLSPSELVSQRADKFRRIGVFEESV; from the coding sequence ATGCGGGACGAGCTTGAGTTCGAGCGGCCACTCCTGGAGCTCGAGAACCGGATCGCGGAGCTTCGCGCGTCGGAGAACCCGCAGGGCGCCCGCGACGAGATCCATCGTCTCGAGGAGCGCCTCCGGCGCCTCCAGCAGAAGGTCTATGGCTCCCTGACGCCCTGGCAGCGCACGCAGCTCGCCCGTCACCCGAAGCGTCCGCACACCCTCGACTTCTTCCGTCTCCTCCTCGACGACTTCATCGAGCTCCACGGCGATCGCGTCTTCGGCGACGACAAGGCCATCGTGGGCGGGCTCGCCCGCTTCGAGGGTCAGCCCGTGGTGGTGCTCGGTCACCAGAAGGGGCGTGACACGCGGGAGAACATCGCGCGGAACTTCGGCATGCCGCACCCGGAGGGCTATCGCAAGGCCCTGCGGCTGATGGAGCTGGGGGCGAAGTTCGGCAAGCCCATCCTGACCTTCATCGATACGCCCGGCGCCTATCCGGGCCTGGGCGCCGAGGAGCGCGGCCAGGCCGAAGCCATCGCGCGCAATCTCCGCGAGATGGCTGGATTCGGGACGCCCATTGTCTGCGTGGTCACCGGCGAGGGCGGAAGCGGGGGGGCCCTCGCCATCGGCGTGGGCAATCGGGTGCTCATGCTGGAGTACGGGGTCTACTCGGTCATCTCGCCCGAAGGCTGCGCGGCCATCCTCTGGGGCGAGGCCACGAAAGCGCCGGAGGCCGCCGAGCTCATGCGCATCACGGCGCCGGAGCTCAAGAGCCTGGGCGTCATCGACGGTGTCGTGCCGGAGCCGGTGGGGGGCGCGCATCGGAACTGGGAGGAGACCGCGGCCAATCTGCGCTCTGCGCTCCGCGACTCCCTCTGGGAGCTCCGCTCGCTCTCTCCGAGCGAGCTCGTCTCCCAGCGGGCCGACAAATTCCGCCGGATCGGCGTGTTCGAAGAATCGGTCTGA